A genome region from Nymphalis io chromosome Z, ilAglIoxx1.1, whole genome shotgun sequence includes the following:
- the LOC126780343 gene encoding uncharacterized protein LOC126780343 encodes MASCCPCTGTGGSMGIPGKSSLPLICLVPRGPEKETARLAPPRAMAGSSSTDKSDFQLLDEDYIKKNFKLPQRALYLDPFRRPLITFPMTQEDVKHFNLARKYKINQQILDGFLDPSEAISAPSVFPYAKTESEKRKEAEEDEEIIYILQLPDWEYRCPVHNQTVRTPRFIWHSCKKTDKTKGGELKKGKGPLNKPKPWLLSRHTDFDLLSQW; translated from the exons atggcGAG tTGCTGCCCGTGTACTGGCACTGGAGGCAGCATGGGCATCCCCGGCAAGTCATCCCTACCCCTCATATGTCTCGTGCCACGTGGCCCTGAAAAGGAGACAGCTCGGCTAGCACCGCCCCGCGCCATGGCGGGATCATCCAGCACAGATAAGAGCGATTTCCAACTCCTCGATGAAGACTACATTAAAAAGAACTTCAAACTGCCGCAGCGAGCCCTTTATCTTGATCCTTTTAG ACGGCCACTCATCACTTTTCCCATGACCCAAGAAGATGTAAAGCACTTCAATTTAGCCCGCAAATATAAGATCAACCAGCAAATTCTTGATGGGTTCCTCGACCCTAGTGAAGCAATATCTGCGCCTagtgtgttt ccaTACGCAAAAACCGAATCTGAAAAACGAAAAGAGGCGGAAGAAGACGAGGAGATCATTTATATTCTACAATTACCAGACTGGGAATACAGATGTCCTGTCCATAATCAAACTGTTCGGACTCCAAG atttatttggCATTCGTGTAAGAAAACCGATAAGACGAAAGGTGgcgaattaaaaaaaggaaaaggaCCATTAAATAAACCAAAACCCTGGCTCCTGAGTAGACACACGGACTTTGACTTATTGTCCCAATGGtag